The Candidatus Binatus sp. genome includes a window with the following:
- a CDS encoding ferredoxin family protein has protein sequence MPWTITRLCRDCVDTGCVSVCPVDCIYEYAGSDKEKFPNQLYIDPDECIDCGACEPECPWQAIFEEPGVPDLLQDDIALNHAILEIKDQFKVKSFVQIEHPTPEQIAENKRKWGIDPNS, from the coding sequence ATGCCGTGGACTATAACCCGACTCTGCCGCGATTGCGTGGATACCGGATGCGTTAGCGTATGTCCCGTCGATTGCATTTACGAGTACGCGGGTTCGGACAAGGAAAAATTTCCGAATCAGCTCTACATCGATCCCGACGAATGCATCGATTGCGGCGCCTGCGAGCCCGAATGCCCGTGGCAGGCAATTTTCGAGGAGCCGGGAGTGCCGGATCTGCTGCAGGACGACATCGCGCTGAATCACGCCATCCTCGAGATCAAGGATCAGTTCAAGGTGAAGTCGTTCGTGCAGATTGAGCATCCGACGCCCGAGCAGATTGCCGAGAACAAACGCAAATGGGGCATCGATCCCAATAGCTAG